From Actinopolyspora lacussalsi, a single genomic window includes:
- a CDS encoding ATP-dependent DNA helicase RecQ (product_source=KO:K03654; cath_funfam=3.40.50.300; cog=COG0514; ko=KO:K03654; pfam=PF00270,PF00271,PF16124; smart=SM00487; superfamily=46785,52540,53271; tigrfam=TIGR00614) gives MDEQALREMAEQHLRALAGPTATLREDQWSAIRALVLERRRALVVQRTGWGKSAVYFVATALLRDLGEGPTVIVSPLLALMRNQVEAAAAAGVHAATINSANQEEWASIEEEVAVGDVDVLLVSPERLNNPDFRDNVLPELTRNTGLVVVDEAHCISDWGHDFRPDYRRLRTLLTELPDGVPVLATTATANDRVVHDVSEQLGVTEDSDAPNTPLVLRGSLDRESLRLGVVPLHSTRERLAWLADNLERLPGSGIIYTLTVSTAAEVADFLGDRGFAVSSYSGRTEANERAAAESALLNNEVKALVATSALGMGFDKPDLGFVIHLGAPASPIAYYQQIGRAGRGVERAEVVLLPGDEDRRIWDYFTSLTFPGEDTVRAVLATLESADKPLATAALEPHVELSRSRLEMVLKVLDVDGAVRRVKGGWTSTGVEWSYESERYERIARQREVEQQSMLEYQRTTKCRMEFLRAELDDPHAAPCGRCDNCTGTVYSTEVSPDTSESARQRLERAGITLSPRKMWPNGMREVGIPVSGKIPPAEQHEPGRALGRLSDIGWGDKLRELLRPDTSDREVPEELVQACVRVLAEWEWKERPVGVVAMGSSSRPMLVSGLAERIATIGRLRLLGHVAHDPTRTPRRSHNSARRLAGLWSRFSLPEEVPLADLGGPVLLVDDYADTGWTLTVVARMLRKSGASGVLPLTLAST, from the coding sequence GTGGACGAACAGGCGCTTCGAGAAATGGCCGAACAACACCTCCGTGCGCTGGCCGGACCGACGGCCACGCTGCGCGAGGACCAGTGGAGCGCCATCCGCGCCCTGGTGCTGGAGCGGCGTCGGGCCCTCGTGGTGCAGCGGACCGGTTGGGGCAAGTCAGCCGTCTACTTCGTGGCCACGGCCCTGCTGCGCGACCTGGGCGAAGGACCGACCGTCATCGTCTCCCCACTGCTGGCGCTGATGCGCAACCAGGTCGAGGCCGCCGCCGCGGCGGGGGTGCACGCCGCCACCATAAACTCGGCCAACCAGGAGGAGTGGGCCTCGATCGAGGAGGAAGTCGCCGTCGGCGATGTGGACGTACTGCTGGTCAGCCCGGAGCGACTGAACAACCCCGACTTCAGGGACAACGTACTGCCGGAACTCACCCGCAACACCGGGCTGGTGGTGGTCGACGAAGCCCACTGCATCTCCGACTGGGGACACGACTTCCGGCCCGACTACCGCAGACTGCGGACCCTGCTGACCGAGCTGCCCGACGGGGTGCCGGTGCTGGCCACGACCGCCACCGCCAACGACCGGGTGGTGCACGACGTCTCCGAGCAGCTCGGGGTCACCGAGGATTCGGACGCCCCCAACACCCCGCTGGTGCTGCGCGGCTCGCTGGACCGCGAGAGCCTGCGACTCGGCGTGGTCCCGCTGCACTCCACCCGGGAACGCCTGGCGTGGCTGGCCGACAACCTCGAACGACTTCCCGGTTCCGGGATCATCTACACCCTGACGGTGTCCACCGCTGCGGAGGTCGCGGACTTCCTGGGTGACCGCGGTTTCGCTGTCAGCTCGTACTCCGGGCGCACCGAGGCGAACGAGCGGGCCGCAGCGGAGTCGGCACTGCTGAACAACGAGGTCAAGGCACTGGTGGCGACCTCGGCACTGGGTATGGGCTTCGACAAACCGGACCTCGGTTTCGTGATACACCTGGGCGCACCCGCCTCCCCGATCGCCTACTACCAGCAGATCGGCCGCGCCGGACGCGGTGTGGAACGAGCCGAGGTGGTGCTGCTGCCCGGCGACGAGGACCGTCGGATCTGGGACTACTTCACTTCACTGACCTTCCCCGGCGAGGACACCGTGCGCGCGGTACTGGCGACCCTGGAAAGCGCCGACAAACCGCTCGCCACCGCCGCGCTGGAACCGCACGTGGAGCTGAGCAGGTCCCGGCTGGAGATGGTGCTCAAAGTGCTCGATGTGGACGGCGCGGTGCGGCGCGTGAAGGGCGGCTGGACCAGCACCGGCGTCGAGTGGTCCTACGAGAGCGAACGTTACGAACGGATCGCGCGGCAGCGAGAGGTCGAACAGCAGTCGATGCTGGAGTACCAGCGAACCACGAAGTGCCGCATGGAGTTCCTGCGTGCCGAGCTGGACGATCCCCACGCCGCACCGTGCGGACGTTGTGACAACTGCACCGGAACGGTCTACTCCACCGAGGTGAGCCCGGACACTTCCGAGTCCGCCCGGCAACGACTGGAGCGCGCCGGGATCACGCTGAGCCCCCGCAAGATGTGGCCGAACGGGATGCGGGAGGTCGGGATCCCCGTCTCGGGCAAGATCCCACCGGCCGAACAGCACGAACCGGGACGTGCGCTCGGCAGGCTGAGCGACATCGGGTGGGGTGACAAGCTGCGCGAGCTGCTGCGTCCGGACACTTCCGATCGCGAGGTTCCGGAGGAGCTGGTGCAGGCCTGTGTACGGGTGCTCGCCGAATGGGAGTGGAAGGAACGACCGGTGGGGGTCGTGGCCATGGGCTCGTCCTCGCGACCGATGCTGGTTTCCGGGCTGGCGGAGCGCATCGCCACCATCGGCAGGCTGCGGTTGCTCGGTCACGTGGCACACGATCCGACTCGGACACCGCGACGCAGTCACAACAGTGCACGGCGGTTGGCCGGGCTGTGGTCACGGTTCAGCCTGCCGGAGGAAGTCCCCCTCGCCGATCTCGGCGGGCCGGTGCTGCTGGTGGACGACTACGCCGACACCGGATGGACCCTCACCGTGGTGGCCCGCATGCTGCGCAAGTCCGGCGCGTCCGGGGTGCTCCCCCTCACCCTCGCCAGCACGTGA
- a CDS encoding competence protein ComEA (product_source=KO:K02237; cath_funfam=1.10.150.280,3.10.560.10; cog=COG1555; ko=KO:K02237; pfam=PF10531,PF12836; smart=SM00278; superfamily=47781; tigrfam=TIGR01259) yields MPDLFRSDGSSPSEERIVAAATDELSPARRRLRQLMGSGNGTSESRSAVDTAETAETAENRETPGAGDRARRWLPRTPREVLLDPGRAGCLGVVLAAVIGCVVLLMSRDSGGGTTAVPSTRIPAPGPAAVTDAAATSSSEAELVVSVVGRVHEPGLVTLAAGSRVADALRAAGGPLPETDTLALNLARELSDGEQLYVGVPVPSRASKPAPDGTTAADESSKVDLNRADEQRLRELPGIGPVTAGAILRWRSENSGFESVSQLREVDGIGKVRFSRLRDLVRV; encoded by the coding sequence ATGCCCGATCTTTTCCGGTCCGACGGCTCGTCCCCTTCGGAGGAACGAATCGTCGCCGCGGCCACTGACGAGCTTTCCCCGGCCCGTCGACGGCTGCGGCAGCTGATGGGTTCCGGGAACGGAACCTCCGAGTCGCGCTCGGCGGTCGATACGGCGGAGACCGCCGAGACGGCGGAAAACCGTGAGACACCGGGGGCCGGGGACCGGGCGCGGCGGTGGTTGCCTCGAACACCGCGCGAGGTGCTGCTGGATCCGGGCCGAGCGGGATGCCTCGGTGTGGTTCTCGCCGCGGTGATCGGCTGCGTCGTCCTGCTGATGAGCCGCGATTCCGGTGGCGGGACCACGGCGGTTCCGTCGACTCGGATTCCCGCTCCGGGACCGGCAGCGGTGACCGATGCGGCCGCTACCTCCTCCTCCGAGGCCGAGCTGGTGGTCAGCGTGGTGGGCAGGGTGCACGAACCGGGCCTGGTGACACTGGCGGCGGGATCCCGTGTCGCCGACGCGCTGCGAGCTGCGGGAGGTCCGTTACCCGAGACGGACACCCTGGCGTTGAACCTGGCGCGGGAACTGTCCGACGGGGAACAGCTCTACGTCGGGGTTCCGGTACCGTCACGCGCCTCGAAGCCGGCACCGGACGGCACCACCGCCGCCGACGAGTCCTCGAAGGTGGATCTCAACCGAGCCGACGAACAACGGCTGCGGGAGCTGCCCGGCATCGGTCCGGTCACTGCCGGGGCGATCCTGCGCTGGCGTTCCGAGAACAGTGGATTCGAGTCGGTGAGCCAGCTTCGCGAGGTCGACGGGATCGGGAAGGTGCGGTTCTCGCGGTTGCGCGATCTGGTCCGGGTGTGA
- a CDS encoding DegV family protein with EDD domain (product_source=TIGR00762; cath_funfam=3.30.1180.10,3.40.50.10170; cog=COG1307; pfam=PF02645; superfamily=82549; tigrfam=TIGR00762), whose protein sequence is MSVAVVTDSTAYLPARRVEHYGVRVVPLHVSTEAEQYSDETSFGPGRLTEQLRRGRRVTTSGATVAEFAAAYRAALDAGAEGVLSIHLSGELSGTVDAARTAAREVAPSVINVLDSRSVAMGLGFAVLAAAELAEGGAGLQEVTGVAERVAARGTILFSVQTLEYLRRGGRIGTASALLGTALAIKPLLRLHDGVIDAAEKVRTTSAAVRRLEQLAVEAATTESTRQSPTGDPRRPALAVHHLAAPGRAETLARNVRGRLPGCSDCVVSEVGATIGAHIGPGSVGVVVLPGGWSATGSTPFDD, encoded by the coding sequence TTGAGCGTCGCCGTGGTCACCGATTCGACCGCGTACCTGCCCGCGCGACGGGTCGAGCACTACGGCGTGCGTGTGGTTCCGCTGCACGTGAGCACGGAGGCCGAGCAGTACAGCGACGAGACCTCGTTCGGTCCGGGGCGCCTGACCGAACAGCTGCGCCGCGGCAGGCGTGTCACCACTTCGGGGGCGACGGTTGCCGAGTTCGCCGCCGCCTACCGCGCGGCGCTGGACGCGGGAGCCGAGGGTGTGCTCTCGATCCACCTCTCCGGTGAACTCTCCGGCACGGTGGATGCCGCTCGCACCGCCGCGCGCGAAGTGGCGCCCTCGGTCATCAACGTGCTCGACTCCCGCTCCGTTGCCATGGGGCTGGGATTCGCCGTGCTGGCTGCCGCGGAGCTGGCCGAGGGAGGCGCCGGGTTGCAGGAGGTCACCGGAGTGGCCGAGCGCGTCGCGGCGCGCGGAACCATCCTGTTCTCGGTTCAGACGCTGGAGTACCTGCGCCGTGGCGGGCGCATCGGCACCGCCTCCGCCCTGCTGGGAACGGCGCTGGCGATCAAACCGCTGCTGCGGCTGCACGACGGTGTGATCGACGCCGCCGAGAAGGTGCGGACCACCAGCGCGGCCGTGCGAAGGCTGGAGCAACTGGCCGTCGAGGCGGCCACGACCGAGTCCACGCGGCAGTCTCCCACCGGTGATCCGCGCCGACCGGCGCTGGCCGTCCACCACTTGGCGGCGCCGGGACGGGCCGAGACGCTCGCCCGAAATGTCCGAGGGCGACTGCCGGGGTGCTCCGACTGCGTTGTTTCCGAGGTCGGAGCCACCATCGGAGCCCACATCGGGCCGGGCTCGGTGGGGGTCGTCGTGCTGCCCGGTGGGTGGAGTGCCACCGGCAGTACACCTTTCGACGACTGA
- a CDS encoding ribosome-associated protein (product_source=KO:K09710; cog=COG0799; ko=KO:K09710; pfam=PF02410; superfamily=81301; tigrfam=TIGR00090) translates to MTTERSDVAASENARSLALVAARAAADKKAEELLLLDVSDRLIITDCFVIASASNERQVGAIVEAIEEKMRTAGTKPVRREGTREGRWVLLDFVDVIVHVQHSEERAFYELERLWKDCPVIEFDHDGAPDDSAEQHSEEGSQA, encoded by the coding sequence GTGACCACCGAGAGGAGCGATGTGGCAGCCAGTGAGAACGCCCGCAGTCTGGCGTTGGTGGCCGCGCGGGCGGCTGCGGACAAGAAGGCAGAGGAACTGCTTCTGCTGGACGTGTCCGACCGACTGATCATCACCGACTGCTTCGTGATCGCCTCCGCTTCCAACGAGCGGCAGGTCGGAGCGATAGTCGAAGCGATCGAGGAGAAGATGCGGACCGCGGGGACGAAACCGGTTCGCAGGGAGGGCACCCGGGAAGGACGTTGGGTGCTGCTCGATTTCGTCGACGTCATCGTGCACGTGCAGCACTCCGAGGAGCGCGCCTTCTACGAGCTGGAACGGCTCTGGAAGGACTGCCCGGTCATCGAGTTCGACCACGACGGTGCTCCCGACGACTCCGCCGAGCAGCACAGCGAAGAGGGCAGTCAAGCGTGA
- a CDS encoding ferredoxin (product_source=KO:K05337; cath_funfam=3.30.70.20; cog=COG1141; ko=KO:K05337; pfam=PF13370; superfamily=54862) produces MSWQVEVDGETCIGSGMCAAIAEEHFQLVDGVSRPLRTDTEPDDDVVDAAESCPVEAIRVRDAQSGRTLAPEP; encoded by the coding sequence ATGAGTTGGCAGGTAGAGGTCGACGGCGAGACGTGTATCGGATCGGGAATGTGCGCCGCCATCGCCGAGGAGCACTTCCAGTTGGTCGACGGTGTCTCGCGCCCGTTACGAACGGACACCGAACCGGATGACGACGTGGTGGACGCCGCCGAGTCCTGCCCGGTGGAGGCGATCCGCGTTCGCGACGCACAGTCCGGCCGTACGTTGGCACCCGAGCCGTGA
- a CDS encoding 2,3-bisphosphoglycerate-dependent phosphoglycerate mutase/probable phosphoglycerate mutase (product_source=KO:K01834/KO:K15634; cath_funfam=3.40.50.1240; cog=COG0406; ko=KO:K01834,KO:K15634; pfam=PF00300; smart=SM00855; superfamily=53254) — translation MTLQRLVLWRHGETDYNLAGRIQGHLDSELTELGLEQAKRTAPLVAGFGPEVAVSSDLRRASTTAAAFAEVTGQEVRLDKRLRETNLGQWQGLSGAEVEQGWPGAMGTWRTQPTFAPPDGETRVAVAERAYEVVCELDEAVEGTALLCAHGGLITALTARLLGWPTEIWSSLGGVGNCGWAVLSRSTLGKHGWRLTTYNGGFVE, via the coding sequence GTGACCCTGCAACGGCTGGTGCTCTGGCGGCACGGCGAGACGGACTACAACCTGGCGGGGCGTATCCAGGGGCACCTCGATTCCGAGCTCACCGAACTCGGGCTGGAACAGGCCAAACGCACCGCGCCGCTGGTGGCGGGGTTCGGGCCCGAAGTGGCGGTGAGCTCGGACCTGCGTCGTGCCAGCACCACAGCCGCGGCGTTCGCCGAGGTCACCGGGCAGGAGGTCCGGCTGGACAAGCGGCTGCGCGAAACCAACCTCGGGCAGTGGCAGGGACTCAGCGGCGCCGAGGTCGAGCAGGGGTGGCCCGGGGCGATGGGTACGTGGCGCACCCAGCCGACCTTCGCGCCACCGGACGGCGAAACCCGGGTGGCGGTAGCCGAGCGCGCCTACGAGGTGGTGTGCGAACTCGACGAGGCCGTGGAAGGCACGGCGCTGTTGTGCGCGCACGGCGGTCTGATAACAGCGCTGACCGCCAGACTGTTGGGGTGGCCGACCGAGATCTGGTCCAGCCTCGGCGGGGTGGGCAACTGCGGTTGGGCCGTGCTCTCCCGCAGCACCCTCGGCAAGCACGGCTGGCGGCTGACTACCTACAACGGCGGGTTCGTCGAATGA
- a CDS encoding nicotinate-nucleotide adenylyltransferase (product_source=KO:K00969; cath_funfam=3.40.50.620; cog=COG1057; ko=KO:K00969; pfam=PF01467; superfamily=52374; tigrfam=TIGR00482) gives MSRPRRIGVMGGTFDPVHHGHLVAASEVQAQFGMEQVLFVPTGQPWQKGHEDVSSAEDRYLMTVIATASNPRFSVSRVDIDRSGPTYTIDTLSDLRRQYPDAELYFITGADALEQILSWHRVDDLFDLAHFIGVTRPGYSLDDEHLPRGSVSLVEIPAMAISSTGCRQRVESGLPVWYLVPDGIVQYISKRGLYRRFGQSPAQEWGP, from the coding sequence ATGTCGCGTCCTCGTCGAATCGGCGTCATGGGGGGAACCTTCGACCCCGTCCATCACGGCCATCTCGTCGCAGCGAGTGAGGTGCAGGCCCAGTTCGGCATGGAGCAGGTGCTGTTCGTGCCGACCGGGCAGCCCTGGCAGAAGGGCCACGAGGATGTGAGCTCGGCCGAGGACCGCTACCTGATGACGGTGATCGCCACCGCCTCCAACCCGCGGTTCTCGGTCAGCAGGGTCGACATCGACCGCAGTGGGCCGACCTACACGATAGACACGCTCTCCGATCTGCGGCGGCAGTACCCCGACGCGGAGTTGTACTTCATAACCGGGGCGGACGCGCTGGAGCAGATCCTCTCCTGGCATCGGGTGGATGACCTGTTCGATCTGGCGCACTTCATCGGAGTCACACGTCCGGGTTACTCCCTGGACGACGAGCATCTGCCGCGTGGTTCGGTCAGCCTGGTCGAGATCCCCGCCATGGCCATCTCCTCCACCGGATGCAGGCAGCGCGTCGAGTCCGGTCTGCCGGTCTGGTACCTCGTTCCGGACGGAATAGTCCAGTACATCAGCAAGCGAGGCCTCTACCGCCGTTTCGGGCAGTCACCGGCGCAGGAGTGGGGGCCGTAG
- a CDS encoding cytochrome P450 (product_source=COG2124; cath_funfam=1.10.630.10; cog=COG2124; pfam=PF00067; superfamily=48264) has translation MTTIDPTPRTYPFSAPDRLRLDPFYAELRKQEPVSRVQLPYGEAAWLATRYSDVRTVFADPRFSRAATVDKDEPRARPIPQQTGILTMDPPEHTRLRKLVAKAFTARRVEQLRPRAQRIADDLSRAMRRGGPPLDLVEEFALPLPITVICELLGVPYEDRTDFRVWSDAFLSTSKLSEQQVNDYIGQMRAYMAGLVEQRREHPADDLLSALIQARDEQDKLSETELLDLSVGLLVAGHETTATQIPNFVYVLLTHPEELDWLRADPERIPAAVEELMRFVPLGVNAAFPRYALEDVELGGVLIRAGEPVLASLASANRDESVFEDADQLDLRRDSNSHIGFGHGPHHCLGAQLARMELQVALGTLLRDFEDLRLAVDEPDVSWKTGMLVRGPRNLPVTW, from the coding sequence ATGACCACCATCGACCCGACGCCGCGAACCTATCCGTTCAGCGCGCCCGACAGGCTGCGGCTGGACCCGTTCTACGCGGAGCTGCGCAAGCAGGAACCGGTCTCGCGGGTGCAGCTTCCCTACGGCGAAGCGGCATGGCTGGCCACCAGATACTCCGATGTGCGCACCGTCTTCGCGGATCCGCGGTTCAGCCGCGCGGCCACGGTGGACAAGGACGAGCCACGCGCGCGCCCGATCCCGCAGCAGACCGGCATCCTGACCATGGATCCACCGGAGCACACCAGGCTGCGCAAGCTGGTGGCCAAGGCGTTCACCGCTCGCAGGGTCGAGCAGCTGCGACCCCGCGCACAGCGGATCGCCGATGACCTGAGTCGGGCCATGCGGCGCGGCGGCCCCCCGCTGGATCTGGTCGAGGAGTTCGCGCTGCCGCTGCCGATCACCGTGATCTGCGAACTCCTCGGGGTTCCCTACGAGGACAGAACCGACTTCCGGGTCTGGTCGGACGCCTTCCTGTCCACGAGCAAGCTGTCCGAGCAGCAGGTCAACGACTACATCGGACAGATGCGCGCCTACATGGCCGGGTTGGTCGAGCAGCGGCGGGAGCATCCCGCCGACGATCTGCTCAGCGCGCTGATCCAGGCGAGGGACGAACAGGACAAACTCTCCGAGACCGAACTGCTGGACCTCTCGGTGGGGCTGCTCGTGGCCGGACACGAGACCACGGCCACCCAGATCCCCAACTTCGTCTATGTACTGCTGACACATCCCGAGGAGCTCGACTGGCTGCGTGCCGATCCGGAACGGATTCCCGCGGCCGTCGAGGAACTCATGCGGTTCGTCCCGCTGGGGGTGAACGCGGCCTTCCCACGTTATGCCCTGGAGGACGTCGAGCTCGGCGGTGTACTGATCCGCGCTGGTGAGCCGGTCCTGGCCAGCCTCGCTTCGGCCAATCGGGACGAGTCCGTCTTCGAGGATGCCGACCAGCTCGACCTGCGACGCGACTCCAACTCCCACATCGGCTTCGGGCACGGGCCGCACCATTGCCTCGGAGCGCAGTTGGCGCGGATGGAACTGCAGGTGGCGTTGGGCACGTTGCTGCGGGACTTCGAGGATCTGCGGCTCGCGGTGGACGAACCGGATGTCTCCTGGAAGACCGGGATGCTGGTGCGCGGACCGAGAAATCTCCCGGTGACTTGGTGA
- a CDS encoding AcrR family transcriptional regulator (product_source=COG1309; cath_funfam=1.10.10.60; cog=COG1309; pfam=PF00440; superfamily=46689,48498), with protein MSVSAPSREAGLCEDRQPRRKRDPTATRTALLRAAGELFAERGFDQTTVREVAARAEVNQALLFRYFGSKQELFAEVLSHNSEALLRSGPAAELPRRILESVLSEHTRSGAEHTLVALLRSLSDERAATLLRDELGGSYSERLASLTDAPDAELRADLVLAWFFGVGMMRSVLRKSPLAEASPELIVDYLMRAVPLLLERNEPSDDE; from the coding sequence ATGAGCGTGTCGGCACCGTCTCGGGAGGCGGGTTTGTGCGAGGACCGGCAGCCACGGCGAAAGCGCGATCCGACGGCGACCAGGACGGCGCTGTTGCGCGCGGCGGGCGAACTGTTCGCGGAGCGCGGTTTCGACCAGACCACGGTCCGCGAGGTCGCCGCGCGTGCCGAGGTCAACCAGGCACTGCTGTTCCGGTACTTCGGTTCCAAGCAGGAACTGTTCGCCGAGGTGCTCAGTCACAACAGTGAGGCCCTGCTGCGGAGCGGTCCCGCGGCGGAGCTGCCGCGTCGCATCCTGGAGAGCGTGCTCTCCGAGCACACGCGTTCCGGTGCCGAGCACACGCTGGTGGCCCTGCTGCGCTCCCTCAGTGATGAGCGGGCGGCCACGTTGTTGCGCGACGAGCTGGGTGGTTCCTACTCGGAGCGGCTCGCCTCGCTCACCGACGCCCCGGATGCCGAGCTGCGTGCCGACCTCGTGCTGGCCTGGTTCTTCGGTGTGGGCATGATGCGATCCGTGCTGCGCAAGAGTCCGCTGGCCGAGGCTTCGCCCGAGCTGATCGTCGACTACCTGATGCGTGCCGTTCCGCTGCTCCTGGAGCGGAACGAGCCTTCCGACGACGAGTGA